A window of Selenomonas ruminantium subsp. lactilytica TAM6421 contains these coding sequences:
- a CDS encoding RluA family pseudouridine synthase, with translation MTRIEVTLADALTSMPVRAFLKANQGISNTIWKRIKNSGTFAINGEICNAARSEVKTGDIITYDILRPSDIAAEDLPLDIRYEDEWLLVINKPAGQLVHPTTQESHGTVGNALMHYFAAKSEAHAFHPVHRLDRDTSGLLLVAKEPQIQYLLSPKGCKNFKREYQAIIEGKLTPADGIVDAPIARSLPSIILRKVSPEGQDARTHYRTVKTNGKLSLIELELETGRTHQIRVHMAHLGHPLLGDDLYGGNMDLIQRQALHAFRLSFRHPMTQKELVITTPPPADFLQITASLDRQ, from the coding sequence ATGACACGTATTGAAGTAACGCTTGCTGACGCCCTGACCTCTATGCCGGTCAGGGCGTTTTTAAAAGCGAACCAAGGCATATCCAATACCATCTGGAAGCGCATCAAGAATTCCGGCACCTTTGCCATCAATGGCGAAATCTGCAATGCCGCCCGCAGTGAGGTGAAAACTGGCGATATCATTACCTATGATATCCTGCGTCCCTCAGACATCGCAGCCGAGGACCTGCCACTGGATATCCGCTACGAGGATGAATGGCTGCTGGTCATCAATAAGCCAGCCGGACAGCTCGTACATCCCACCACGCAGGAAAGCCATGGCACCGTAGGCAATGCGCTGATGCATTATTTCGCCGCCAAAAGCGAGGCCCATGCCTTCCATCCCGTCCATCGGCTGGATCGGGATACCAGTGGCCTGCTGCTGGTGGCCAAGGAACCCCAGATCCAATACCTGCTCTCCCCCAAGGGCTGCAAGAATTTCAAACGGGAATATCAGGCTATTATTGAAGGGAAACTGACGCCTGCCGACGGCATTGTCGATGCCCCTATTGCCCGGTCCTTGCCCAGCATCATCCTGCGCAAGGTTTCCCCGGAAGGTCAGGACGCCCGCACCCATTACCGCACCGTAAAGACCAATGGCAAACTTTCCCTGATCGAATTGGAATTGGAAACCGGCCGTACCCATCAGATCCGCGTCCATATGGCCCACCTGGGGCATCCCTTATTAGGTGATGACCTCTACGGCGGCAATATGGATCTGATCCAGCGGCAGGCCCTCCATGCCTTCCGCCTGAGCTTCAGACATCCTATGACACAAAAGGAACTGGTCATCACCACCCCGCCTCCGGCAGATTTTCTGCAGATCACCGCATCTCTTGACCGCCAATAA
- a CDS encoding YihY/virulence factor BrkB family protein encodes MDKLVQSLLKRLTPLWETLYFFYQRFIDYHRISSWFDMASGTTYYFLLGFLPFLVFTVNLMLFVMATQVDALYGMAAHYLPDRMAGPLMGDIKRIMDSRSTLWMWVTGLFSLYSFVQGLVILTRATDSLDYANTAAMARDDRHNILIYAKGIIFTFGLMVVIFLSLGLPVFGNSLVYLLNESSHFPAFFLTLWNFLRVFLPFVVLVVWLTGFYIFAPHSYTPPFRQAFITALLVTFLWLAATGIYSWCMTLIPGMGIAYGSLFGLFALFVWFKFIVSFIIYGIEFLMAFNEIELRHKIAAIQAQKASSD; translated from the coding sequence ATGGATAAACTGGTGCAAAGCCTGCTGAAGCGGCTTACGCCCCTTTGGGAAACGCTTTACTTCTTCTATCAGCGGTTCATCGATTACCATCGCATTTCCAGTTGGTTTGATATGGCCTCAGGCACGACCTATTACTTCCTGCTGGGATTTTTGCCCTTCCTGGTCTTCACGGTGAATCTGATGCTCTTTGTCATGGCCACCCAGGTGGATGCACTTTATGGCATGGCAGCCCATTACCTGCCCGACCGCATGGCGGGGCCCCTGATGGGTGATATCAAGCGCATCATGGACAGCCGCAGCACGCTATGGATGTGGGTTACAGGGCTTTTCTCCCTCTACAGCTTCGTTCAGGGGCTGGTGATCCTCACCAGAGCCACAGACAGCCTTGATTATGCCAATACTGCGGCCATGGCCCGTGACGACCGCCATAATATCCTGATATATGCCAAAGGCATCATCTTCACCTTCGGCCTGATGGTGGTCATCTTCCTTTCCCTGGGGCTGCCCGTCTTTGGCAATTCCCTGGTCTATCTTCTCAACGAAAGCAGCCACTTCCCCGCCTTTTTCCTCACGCTATGGAATTTCCTGCGGGTATTCCTGCCCTTCGTCGTTCTGGTGGTATGGCTCACCGGCTTCTATATCTTCGCCCCCCATTCCTATACGCCGCCCTTCCGGCAGGCCTTTATCACCGCTCTTCTCGTCACCTTCCTCTGGCTGGCAGCTACAGGCATCTACAGCTGGTGCATGACACTCATCCCCGGCATGGGCATTGCCTACGGCTCTCTCTTTGGGTTGTTTGCCCTGTTCGTATGGTTCAAATTCATTGTCAGCTTCATCATCTACGGCATTGAATTCCTGATGGCGTTCAATGAGATAGAACTGCGCCATAAGATAGCTGCCATACAAGCTCAGAAAGCGTCCTCCGATTGA
- a CDS encoding aspartate kinase, whose translation MALIVKKFGGSSVATTEKIMNIAKRVLGEKQPGDKIVLVVSAMGDTTDDLIELAEGITKNPYQYTREMDMLLTTGEQQSASLMAMAFKTLGQEAVSLTGPMAGVQTNDVYTKGRIKDIQPERVHKELDAGKVVVITGFQGANSLGDYVTLGRGGSDTSAVAIAGALKADSCEIFTDVDGVYSADPRIVKGARKMHEITYHEMLEMARLGAGVMQPRSVEMGEYFGIPIHVRSTFTTDTGTFIREDYTMEDKDFVIRGVAHDEKVAKIAVLGIPNTPGIAHEIFSALADANIDVDMIVQSIRNIEKNVTDMVFTVAAGDLAQAKKVVDGVADKLSAVAVLIEEDVAKVSIVGAGMLGNPGTAARMFGALSQKGINIDIISTSEISISCLIKGSQLKEAVNAIHDEFFPKN comes from the coding sequence ATGGCACTTATTGTAAAGAAATTCGGTGGCAGCTCGGTAGCGACCACGGAAAAAATCATGAATATTGCCAAGCGCGTCTTAGGTGAGAAGCAGCCTGGGGACAAAATCGTGCTGGTGGTTTCTGCGATGGGCGATACCACGGATGATTTGATTGAGTTGGCGGAAGGGATCACGAAAAATCCCTATCAATATACAAGAGAGATGGATATGCTCCTGACCACGGGTGAGCAGCAGTCTGCTTCCCTGATGGCCATGGCCTTCAAGACCTTGGGACAGGAAGCTGTATCCCTGACCGGCCCCATGGCTGGCGTGCAGACTAACGATGTTTACACGAAGGGTCGTATCAAGGATATCCAGCCGGAACGCGTGCATAAGGAATTGGATGCAGGCAAAGTGGTGGTCATCACGGGCTTCCAGGGGGCAAACTCTCTGGGCGATTATGTAACGCTGGGCCGTGGCGGCTCCGATACATCTGCCGTGGCTATCGCCGGTGCCCTGAAGGCAGATTCCTGTGAGATTTTCACGGACGTGGATGGCGTGTATTCTGCTGATCCGCGCATTGTCAAAGGCGCCCGCAAGATGCATGAGATCACCTATCATGAAATGCTGGAAATGGCCCGCTTAGGTGCTGGTGTCATGCAGCCGCGTTCCGTGGAAATGGGTGAATACTTCGGCATTCCTATTCATGTACGTTCTACTTTTACGACTGATACTGGTACCTTTATTAGGGAGGATTATACGATGGAAGATAAAGATTTTGTGATCAGGGGCGTTGCCCATGATGAAAAAGTAGCTAAGATTGCTGTTCTGGGCATTCCCAATACGCCGGGCATTGCCCATGAGATCTTCTCCGCACTGGCTGATGCCAACATCGATGTGGATATGATCGTGCAGAGCATCCGCAATATTGAGAAGAATGTCACGGATATGGTATTCACCGTAGCTGCCGGCGACCTGGCTCAGGCCAAGAAGGTGGTAGACGGCGTAGCCGACAAGCTCAGCGCTGTGGCTGTGCTGATCGAAGAAGATGTGGCCAAGGTTTCCATCGTTGGCGCTGGTATGCTGGGCAATCCGGGTACAGCTGCCCGCATGTTCGGTGCGCTGTCCCAGAAGGGCATCAACATCGACATCATCAGCACTTCGGAAATCAGCATTTCCTGCCTGATCAAGGGCAGCCAGCTGAAGGAAGCCGTCAACGCAATCCACGACGAGTTCTTCCCGAAGAACTAA
- a CDS encoding aminotransferase class I/II-fold pyridoxal phosphate-dependent enzyme, which yields MTMAASHAADKKLRDAIFGATAACNKAAEKHGLDKVTNATIGMMMNDQGGLAVLPTVEKVYRNLQTEEMFRYAPIAGLPAYLAEVEKLFFADNRPEGFIASCATAGGTGAIHHAVANYAERGTKVLTSDWFWGTYNVICNECGCKLVNYKLFDQDNNFNISAYADKVAEIFQEQDSLLVIINTPAHNPTGFSLTEEDWDQVLALAKKYAAKGKKMSILVDIAYIDFAGEKNEVRRFMKKFGNLPENIFTMFAFSMSKGYTAYGQRTGALVAVSSSEDVITEFQDINKYTSRATWSNINRAAMTTLVKIQQDENLRTQYENERDSFYKTIQKRAEVFMKEAKECGLNALPYNGGFFLSVPAADPQAVCNKLHDDLIFAVPLKMGVRVAACCVAEEKMHGVAAKVLKALQAVEKW from the coding sequence ATGACAATGGCAGCCAGCCATGCGGCAGATAAGAAGTTACGGGATGCGATTTTTGGAGCCACGGCGGCCTGCAACAAAGCAGCAGAAAAACATGGTTTGGATAAGGTTACCAATGCCACCATCGGCATGATGATGAATGATCAGGGCGGTTTGGCCGTTCTGCCTACGGTGGAGAAAGTTTACCGCAATCTGCAGACGGAAGAGATGTTCCGCTATGCTCCGATTGCCGGTCTGCCGGCTTATCTGGCCGAAGTGGAGAAGCTGTTCTTTGCTGACAACCGTCCGGAAGGCTTCATTGCTTCCTGCGCTACCGCCGGTGGCACCGGGGCTATCCACCATGCTGTAGCCAACTATGCAGAACGGGGCACGAAGGTGCTGACCTCTGACTGGTTCTGGGGCACTTATAACGTCATCTGCAACGAATGCGGCTGCAAGCTGGTCAACTACAAGCTCTTCGATCAGGACAACAATTTCAATATCTCCGCCTATGCAGACAAGGTAGCGGAAATCTTCCAGGAACAGGACAGCCTGCTGGTCATCATCAATACGCCGGCTCACAATCCTACGGGCTTCAGCCTGACGGAAGAGGATTGGGATCAGGTTCTGGCCCTGGCCAAGAAATATGCTGCCAAGGGCAAGAAGATGAGCATCCTGGTGGATATCGCTTATATCGACTTCGCTGGCGAGAAGAATGAAGTTCGCCGCTTCATGAAGAAGTTCGGTAATCTGCCGGAAAACATCTTCACCATGTTCGCCTTCTCCATGTCCAAGGGCTATACGGCTTATGGCCAGCGCACCGGTGCTCTGGTGGCTGTATCCTCCAGCGAAGATGTCATCACGGAGTTCCAGGATATCAACAAATACACGAGCCGTGCTACCTGGTCCAATATCAACCGCGCAGCCATGACCACGCTGGTGAAGATCCAGCAGGACGAAAACCTGCGTACCCAGTATGAAAACGAGCGCGACAGCTTCTATAAGACCATTCAGAAGCGCGCGGAAGTCTTCATGAAGGAAGCCAAGGAATGCGGCCTCAATGCCCTGCCTTATAACGGCGGTTTCTTCCTGTCCGTACCGGCTGCAGATCCGCAGGCTGTCTGCAACAAGCTCCATGACGACCTGATCTTCGCTGTACCTTTGAAGATGGGCGTACGCGTTGCTGCCTGCTGCGTAGCGGAAGAGAAGATGCATGGCGTTGCTGCCAAGGTTCTCAAGGCTCTGCAGGCTGTGGAGAAGTGGTAA
- the uraA gene encoding uracil permease: MQNRTIGVSERLPLLETLPLSLQHLFAMFGSTVLVPILFHVNPATVLLFNGIGTLLYLTLCKGKIPAYLGSSFAFLSPVFLVLGQYSYEAALGGFIAVGLVFCIVGLLIKAVGTHWIDVLFPPASMGAIVAVIGLELMPTAADMAGLTGKGDSTTIFVSLITLAITVFASVACRGFLAIIPILLGVVGGYIIAAACGLVDLASVEAAPWFALPTFYTPEFNLDAILIILPAALVVIAEHVGHLIVTGNIVGADLAKDPGLDRSILGNGISTVISGFFGSTPNTTYGENIGVLAITKVFSTWVIGGAAVFAIVLSCLGKLAALIQSIPTPVMGGVSLLLFGVIAASGIRVLAESNIDYNNPLNLMLTAIVLGLGVSTASITIGTITLKGMSLATVVAIILSLAFQLIAKFHQPVADDNPDDTESK; the protein is encoded by the coding sequence TTGCAAAACCGTACCATCGGTGTCAGTGAGCGCCTGCCACTGCTTGAAACCCTGCCGCTTTCCCTGCAGCACCTCTTCGCCATGTTTGGCTCCACGGTGCTGGTGCCCATTCTCTTCCATGTGAATCCGGCTACCGTACTGCTCTTCAACGGCATTGGCACTTTGCTGTACCTGACCTTATGTAAAGGAAAGATTCCCGCTTACTTAGGCTCCAGCTTCGCCTTCCTGTCCCCAGTATTCCTGGTACTTGGCCAGTACAGTTACGAAGCAGCCTTAGGCGGTTTTATCGCTGTCGGTCTCGTGTTCTGTATTGTCGGCCTCCTCATCAAGGCCGTGGGTACCCACTGGATTGACGTGCTCTTCCCGCCCGCTTCCATGGGTGCCATCGTGGCCGTCATCGGTTTGGAACTCATGCCTACAGCTGCCGATATGGCCGGCCTTACGGGCAAAGGTGACAGCACTACGATTTTCGTTTCCCTGATCACCTTGGCCATTACGGTATTTGCTTCCGTGGCCTGCCGCGGTTTCCTCGCCATCATCCCCATTCTCCTGGGTGTGGTCGGCGGTTATATCATCGCTGCAGCCTGCGGCCTGGTGGATCTGGCCAGCGTGGAAGCTGCTCCCTGGTTCGCCCTGCCCACCTTCTATACGCCGGAATTCAATCTCGATGCCATCCTGATCATCCTGCCGGCGGCCCTCGTGGTCATCGCTGAACACGTCGGTCATCTGATCGTCACGGGCAACATCGTGGGTGCTGACCTGGCCAAAGATCCGGGACTTGACCGCTCCATCCTGGGCAATGGTATCTCCACGGTGATCTCCGGCTTCTTCGGTTCCACGCCGAACACCACCTACGGTGAAAACATCGGCGTATTGGCCATCACGAAAGTGTTCTCCACCTGGGTTATCGGCGGCGCAGCCGTCTTTGCCATCGTCCTGTCCTGCCTGGGCAAGCTGGCAGCTCTGATCCAGAGCATCCCGACGCCGGTCATGGGCGGCGTTTCCCTGCTGCTCTTCGGTGTTATCGCTGCTTCCGGTATCCGCGTGCTGGCGGAAAGCAATATCGACTACAACAATCCGCTGAACCTGATGCTCACGGCTATCGTGCTGGGCCTCGGTGTGTCCACTGCCAGCATCACCATTGGTACCATCACCCTCAAGGGCATGTCCCTAGCTACGGTTGTGGCCATCATCCTGTCCCTGGCTTTCCAGCTGATTGCGAAATTCCATCAGCCTGTAGCTGACGATAATCCCGATGATACGGAAAGCAAATGA
- a CDS encoding DUF47 domain-containing protein, translating to MFKFKKKDSEFFDLFVESANYFYKGALMMDEVMLDYSKATDKVKEIMDLEHEADRINDAIIDKLNLTFITPIDREDIYALANGLDDGVDYLQGTLQRIVMYRTGKAMTGAVSLTKLLIEATEEIIRAFSLLKDIRKNQAQILDATHKIAQLESEGDRVYRHEVAYLFDKEKDPIELIKWKDILEKLEDTLDHCEKLSDMIRGVVMKYA from the coding sequence ATGTTTAAATTCAAAAAAAAGGACAGCGAGTTCTTTGACCTGTTCGTGGAAAGCGCCAATTATTTCTATAAGGGTGCGCTGATGATGGACGAAGTTATGCTGGATTACAGCAAGGCTACGGATAAGGTCAAGGAGATCATGGATCTTGAACATGAGGCGGATCGTATCAACGATGCCATTATTGACAAGCTTAATCTCACCTTTATCACCCCCATTGACCGGGAAGACATTTATGCACTGGCTAACGGCCTTGATGATGGCGTGGATTACCTGCAGGGCACGCTCCAGCGCATCGTGATGTATCGCACAGGCAAGGCTATGACCGGTGCTGTTTCCCTGACGAAACTCTTGATTGAAGCGACGGAGGAAATCATCCGTGCGTTCTCCCTGTTGAAGGACATTCGCAAAAATCAGGCGCAGATTCTCGATGCCACCCATAAGATTGCCCAGCTGGAAAGCGAAGGCGACCGGGTGTATCGTCATGAAGTGGCCTATCTCTTTGACAAGGAAAAAGATCCCATTGAATTGATCAAATGGAAGGATATACTGGAAAAACTCGAAGACACACTGGATCATTGCGAGAAACTGTCGGATATGATTCGGGGAGTGGTAATGAAGTATGCATGA
- a CDS encoding sensor histidine kinase: protein MEDIEKISADTLKLKEIYRTTLQTVEKNKTQMFSISEAARKEVDFQRKQLADIKGKLIEVIANVDYLENKTQLGKQSLAAASKAFSTEDMQDLYGEVAFMLDKLQYARQKEEHLRQQRDELELSLRRLEGLLEQSENMTLAIGSVATYLSSQFNKITQQVEFTQKCQSIGEHVIMAHEEERKRISRNLHDTVAQGLAAALMQLRICKLALADGDLEGTAHAIDDTSDNIKNCLSDTRQVIFDMRPMALDDKGLAFAIHQLCTTHRDKQTLHIDYSLNGQEYPLPKHVEIMIYRTVQESLSNILHHSGQTKGSIDINYAANALNIVIKDEGKGFDLQEKADLAAEEGDSRHHFGLDFMKEGARSAGAELSISSSPGKGTTVRIKVPRQDWA, encoded by the coding sequence TTGGAGGACATCGAAAAAATTTCAGCCGACACGTTGAAATTAAAGGAAATATACCGTACAACCCTGCAAACCGTAGAAAAAAACAAGACGCAGATGTTTTCAATCAGCGAGGCGGCTCGCAAAGAGGTGGATTTCCAAAGAAAGCAGCTTGCCGACATAAAGGGAAAACTGATTGAGGTCATCGCCAATGTGGATTATCTGGAAAACAAGACGCAGCTGGGAAAACAGAGCCTGGCAGCTGCCAGCAAGGCTTTTTCTACAGAAGATATGCAGGATCTGTATGGCGAAGTCGCATTCATGCTGGATAAGCTGCAGTATGCCCGGCAAAAAGAAGAACATCTGCGCCAGCAGCGGGATGAACTGGAACTCAGTCTCCGCCGCCTGGAGGGATTGCTGGAGCAGTCCGAAAACATGACACTGGCCATCGGCTCTGTTGCCACCTATCTGAGTTCCCAGTTCAACAAGATAACCCAGCAGGTCGAGTTCACACAGAAATGCCAATCCATCGGCGAACACGTGATCATGGCCCATGAAGAGGAACGAAAGCGCATTTCCCGCAATCTTCATGACACTGTCGCCCAGGGACTGGCCGCAGCCCTGATGCAGCTGCGCATCTGCAAGCTGGCACTGGCTGACGGTGATCTGGAAGGCACTGCCCATGCCATCGACGATACTAGCGACAACATCAAGAATTGTCTGTCCGATACCAGACAGGTGATTTTTGATATGCGCCCCATGGCCTTGGACGACAAGGGACTGGCCTTTGCCATCCACCAGCTCTGCACCACCCATAGAGACAAACAGACCTTGCATATCGATTACAGCCTCAACGGCCAGGAATATCCCCTGCCCAAACATGTGGAAATCATGATTTACCGGACAGTCCAAGAATCCTTGAGCAATATCCTGCATCATTCCGGCCAGACAAAGGGCAGCATCGATATCAACTATGCAGCCAATGCCCTCAATATCGTGATCAAAGATGAGGGAAAAGGCTTTGACCTGCAGGAAAAAGCTGACCTTGCAGCTGAGGAGGGAGATTCCCGCCACCATTTCGGTCTGGACTTCATGAAAGAAGGCGCCCGGTCTGCCGGTGCCGAACTGAGCATAAGCTCCTCCCCTGGCAAAGGAACCACCGTACGGATCAAAGTTCCCCGACAGGATTGGGCGTGA
- a CDS encoding inorganic phosphate transporter: MHELQLLIFTVIALALLFDFINGFHDTANAIATAVSTRAIHPSHAIMMAAGLNFIGAMYSTGVAKTIGADIVSSAQMVDEHVLIAALAGSIIWNVLTWWFAVPSSSSHALVGGIIGAVMVSVGEQGLNFWGIGKIVLSLIGSPIIAICTGCVVMLLLFRIFGGFSPSAVNHKFKKMQIVSAAMMAFSHGSNDAQKSMGIITLALLAGGYIGEFEVPTYVKVLCATAMALGTAMGGRRIIRTIGGKIFKLEPISGFAADLNSSTVIFGATLLHLPVSTTHVVSGSIMGVGTAKRVNAVRWGVAQQMVMAWVLTIPCTALMGALFYKIVCMFM; the protein is encoded by the coding sequence ATGCATGAGTTACAGCTTTTAATCTTTACGGTCATTGCGCTGGCCTTGCTCTTTGACTTCATTAACGGCTTCCACGATACGGCTAATGCCATTGCTACGGCAGTGTCCACAAGGGCAATCCATCCCAGCCATGCCATTATGATGGCGGCAGGCCTGAACTTCATCGGTGCCATGTACAGTACCGGCGTGGCTAAGACCATCGGTGCGGATATTGTCAGTTCCGCCCAGATGGTGGACGAGCATGTGCTGATTGCGGCGCTGGCCGGTTCCATTATCTGGAATGTGCTGACCTGGTGGTTTGCCGTGCCCTCCAGTTCGTCCCATGCGCTGGTGGGCGGTATCATCGGTGCCGTGATGGTGTCAGTGGGTGAGCAGGGCTTGAATTTCTGGGGCATCGGCAAGATTGTCCTGTCCCTGATTGGTTCACCGATTATCGCCATCTGCACCGGCTGCGTGGTCATGCTGCTGCTCTTTCGGATTTTTGGCGGCTTCAGCCCTTCGGCTGTCAACCACAAGTTCAAGAAGATGCAGATTGTTTCCGCAGCTATGATGGCCTTTTCCCATGGTTCCAACGATGCTCAGAAGTCCATGGGTATCATCACGCTGGCCCTGTTGGCCGGCGGTTATATCGGTGAGTTTGAAGTGCCGACTTATGTCAAGGTGCTCTGCGCTACGGCAATGGCTCTGGGTACAGCAATGGGCGGACGGCGGATCATCCGTACCATTGGCGGTAAGATCTTCAAATTGGAACCCATTTCCGGCTTTGCCGCAGACCTCAATTCCTCGACGGTTATCTTCGGGGCAACGCTGCTGCATCTGCCGGTCAGTACCACCCATGTGGTGTCCGGTTCCATTATGGGTGTAGGCACAGCCAAGCGTGTCAATGCGGTAAGATGGGGCGTGGCCCAGCAGATGGTTATGGCCTGGGTTTTGACAATCCCGTGCACGGCATTGATGGGGGCGCTTTTCTACAAGATTGTTTGTATGTTTATGTAA
- the fba gene encoding class II fructose-1,6-bisphosphate aldolase — translation MPLVGTKEMFKKAYEGGYAIGAFNVNNMEIVQGITEAAAELNSPVILQASAGARKYAKGPYLRHLVEAALEVNDIPVALHLDHGADFETCKACIDDGFTSVMFDGSHYDFKENIKRTQEVVAYAHEHGVCVEAELGKLAGIEDDVKVAAHEAAYTQPEEVEEFVRETGVDSLAIAIGTSHGAFKFKPEQCTRNAEGVLVPPELRFDILAEIEKKIPEFPIVLHGASSVIPKYVQIINANGGKLDDAIGIPEDQLRKAAKSAVCKINIDSDLRLALTAGIREHFMANPGHFDPRQYVADGRAYIKELVEHKIKEVLGSDGRADEIMALINAK, via the coding sequence ATGCCATTAGTTGGAACTAAAGAAATGTTCAAGAAAGCTTACGAAGGCGGCTACGCTATCGGTGCTTTCAACGTCAACAACATGGAAATCGTACAGGGTATCACGGAAGCAGCTGCTGAGCTGAACTCCCCGGTTATCCTGCAGGCATCCGCGGGTGCCCGCAAATATGCAAAGGGCCCGTATCTCCGTCACCTCGTTGAGGCTGCTCTGGAAGTCAATGACATTCCTGTTGCTCTGCACCTCGACCATGGCGCAGATTTCGAAACCTGCAAAGCCTGCATCGATGACGGTTTCACTTCCGTAATGTTCGATGGTTCTCATTATGATTTCAAAGAGAACATCAAACGTACGCAGGAAGTTGTTGCTTACGCTCATGAACATGGCGTTTGCGTAGAAGCTGAGCTGGGCAAACTGGCTGGTATCGAAGATGATGTTAAGGTTGCCGCTCACGAAGCAGCTTACACGCAGCCGGAAGAAGTTGAAGAGTTCGTTAGAGAAACTGGCGTAGACTCCCTGGCTATCGCTATTGGTACTTCCCATGGTGCATTCAAGTTCAAGCCGGAACAGTGCACGCGCAACGCTGAAGGCGTTCTCGTACCGCCCGAACTGCGTTTCGATATCCTGGCTGAAATCGAGAAGAAGATTCCTGAGTTCCCGATCGTTCTCCATGGTGCTTCTTCCGTTATTCCGAAGTACGTTCAGATCATCAACGCTAACGGCGGTAAACTGGACGATGCTATCGGTATTCCTGAAGATCAGCTCCGCAAAGCTGCTAAATCCGCAGTTTGCAAGATCAACATCGACTCCGACCTGCGTCTGGCTCTTACGGCTGGTATCCGTGAGCACTTCATGGCTAACCCGGGCCACTTCGACCCGCGTCAGTATGTTGCTGATGGCCGCGCTTACATCAAAGAACTCGTTGAACACAAGATCAAAGAAGTTCTGGGTTCCGATGGCCGTGCAGACGAAATCATGGCGCTCATCAACGCAAAATAA